One Candidatus Binatia bacterium DNA window includes the following coding sequences:
- the truA gene encoding tRNA pseudouridine(38-40) synthase TruA: MRVRGTVEYIGTSWAGWQLQTGAPTIQGEIEKALAVVTRRPVRIHAAGRTDAGVHASGQVIAFELDDDVDLDRLTRSINALTDPSITIVELVPVAASFDPRRHAVSRTYEYTIVNARPPSPFLAGRSWHLHAPLDIEHLQRQASMLVGEHDFSAFRAADCESPSTRRRVSESVWLRDGHVLVYRISATAFLKQMVRALVGSMVDVSTGKLPEATFARLIDGGSRTQAGQTAPAAGLVLVRVDYPQQSRG; the protein is encoded by the coding sequence ATGCGCGTCCGCGGCACCGTCGAATACATCGGCACGAGTTGGGCCGGCTGGCAGCTCCAGACAGGCGCGCCGACGATCCAGGGCGAGATCGAAAAAGCGCTGGCGGTCGTGACGCGGCGGCCGGTGCGCATCCATGCTGCCGGACGAACCGATGCCGGGGTTCATGCCAGCGGGCAGGTGATCGCGTTCGAGCTCGATGACGACGTGGATTTGGACCGGCTCACGCGATCGATCAATGCGCTGACCGATCCGAGCATCACGATCGTCGAGCTGGTTCCCGTCGCGGCATCGTTCGATCCGCGCCGCCACGCCGTCTCGCGCACCTACGAGTACACGATCGTCAACGCGCGGCCGCCGTCGCCGTTTCTGGCGGGCCGCAGCTGGCACCTGCACGCGCCGCTGGACATCGAGCATTTGCAGAGACAGGCGTCGATGCTGGTCGGAGAGCACGATTTCTCGGCCTTTCGCGCTGCCGATTGCGAGTCGCCGAGCACGCGCCGCCGCGTGAGCGAAAGCGTGTGGCTTCGCGACGGCCACGTCCTCGTGTACCGGATTTCGGCCACGGCCTTTCTCAAGCAGATGGTGCGCGCGCTGGTCGGCTCGATGGTCGACGTCTCGACCGGCAAGCTGCCGGAGGCGACGTTCGCGAGGCTGATCGACGGCGGAAGCCGCACACAAGCGGGGCAGACGGCGCCGGCAGCGGGGCTCGTGCTGGTGCGCGTGGACTATCCGCAGCAGTCCCGAGGCTAG
- a CDS encoding replication-associated recombination protein A encodes MSAPDMAKSRQRSLFDDSPEGAPEEAHEAAHGRGRARESTGAREDDGATSAPDRSQIPLAERMRPAGVDEIAGHQALVAPGTFLGGLLRGTTPPRSLLIWGPPGSGKTTIARLLAQRAGYELVAMSAVLGSIKELREILAEARERRRLARKGTILFVDEIHRFNKAQQDAFLPHVESGDIVLVGATTENPSFEVIAPLLSRCRLVVLPELPESEIAVVISRALADRERGLGESGLAIDDDARHFLASMAHGDARSALGALEAAADLAVAAGTARIDRRLAEEALQRKALRYDASGEEHYNVISAFIKSMRGSDVDATVYWLARLIEAGEDPLFIARRMVIFASEDVGIADPAALPLAIAARDAVHFVGMPEGRIPLAHAAVHLARAPKSNHAYTAIGAALDEARASGALPVPLHLRNAPTGMMKGLGYGRGYAYPHSDSGKARGQQYLPDAIREKKFFRDPEKDD; translated from the coding sequence TTGAGTGCGCCGGACATGGCCAAGTCGCGGCAGCGCTCCCTTTTCGACGATTCCCCGGAAGGTGCGCCCGAAGAAGCGCACGAGGCTGCGCACGGGCGAGGCCGCGCACGCGAGAGCACCGGCGCACGCGAGGATGATGGCGCGACCTCCGCTCCCGACCGCTCCCAAATCCCGCTTGCCGAACGAATGCGTCCGGCCGGCGTCGACGAGATCGCCGGCCACCAGGCCCTGGTTGCGCCGGGCACTTTCCTCGGCGGCCTGCTTCGCGGCACGACACCGCCGCGCTCGCTGCTGATCTGGGGCCCGCCCGGCAGCGGCAAGACGACGATCGCAAGGCTGTTGGCCCAGCGCGCCGGCTACGAGCTGGTCGCGATGTCGGCCGTGCTCGGCAGCATCAAGGAGCTGCGCGAAATTCTTGCCGAGGCGCGCGAGCGGCGGCGCCTGGCGCGCAAGGGAACGATCCTGTTCGTCGACGAGATCCACCGCTTCAACAAGGCGCAGCAGGACGCCTTTTTGCCGCACGTCGAGAGCGGCGACATCGTGCTCGTCGGCGCCACCACCGAAAATCCGTCGTTCGAGGTCATCGCTCCGCTGCTGTCGCGCTGCCGGCTGGTCGTGCTGCCCGAGCTGCCCGAATCGGAAATCGCAGTCGTCATTTCCCGCGCCCTCGCCGACCGCGAGCGCGGACTTGGCGAGTCCGGACTCGCGATCGACGACGATGCGCGACACTTCCTGGCCTCGATGGCCCACGGCGACGCGCGCTCCGCGCTCGGAGCGCTCGAAGCTGCGGCCGACCTGGCCGTCGCGGCGGGCACGGCCAGGATCGACCGCCGCCTGGCCGAAGAGGCCCTGCAGCGAAAAGCGCTGCGCTACGACGCTTCGGGCGAAGAGCACTACAACGTCATCTCGGCGTTCATCAAGAGCATGCGGGGCAGCGACGTCGATGCGACCGTCTACTGGCTTGCGCGCCTGATCGAGGCCGGCGAGGATCCGCTGTTCATCGCGCGCCGAATGGTGATCTTCGCGAGCGAGGATGTCGGCATTGCCGATCCCGCGGCGCTGCCGCTGGCGATCGCGGCGCGCGATGCCGTGCACTTCGTCGGCATGCCCGAAGGACGCATCCCGCTGGCCCACGCCGCCGTGCACCTTGCGAGGGCGCCCAAATCGAACCACGCCTACACGGCCATCGGCGCCGCCCTCGACGAAGCGCGCGCGAGCGGAGCGCTGCCGGTGCCGCTGCACCTTCGCAATGCCCCGACCGGAATGATGAAAGGGCTCGGCTACGGACGCGGGTACGCGTACCCGCACAGCGATTCGGGCAAAGCCAGGGGGCAGCAGTACCTCCCGGATGCGATCAGGGAAAAGAAGTTCTTCCGCGATCCCGAAAAAGACGACTGA
- a CDS encoding lysylphosphatidylglycerol synthase transmembrane domain-containing protein codes for MRGGRAIVKVTVGTGIGAFCLWLALRQVALSEVIDALDRFDHRWLVAAFAVSLAIQVLRAWRWQLELTPLARLPYGLLWKCVSVAYMMINVLPFRLGEPVRPLLLSWKTGLAIPAIVGNWIFEKMMDTAVMVLLVHATLLMTDLPPWARKASTGSLVMFLSLLFLVVGFWLRGEKFFDRTVARALPEHSCAKVRHVLQHAREGLQILPDKRLVAAVFGVTLLLWLLPIFSSWLLIQGFGFQVPPSAAFCVFLCVGVGTALPNPPGMVGIFQIASVVALGLYGVPRSDAVAYGIVLNALQLFSLVLQGVIAMPLLGVGISRLTHAAVESHHQAKPCPAAPQH; via the coding sequence ATGAGAGGGGGGCGCGCCATCGTCAAGGTGACGGTCGGCACGGGCATCGGTGCTTTCTGCCTGTGGCTCGCGCTGCGCCAGGTTGCCCTGTCGGAGGTGATCGACGCCCTCGACCGCTTCGACCATCGCTGGCTCGTCGCTGCGTTCGCGGTGAGCCTGGCCATCCAGGTGTTGCGCGCGTGGCGGTGGCAGCTGGAGCTGACCCCGCTTGCGCGACTTCCGTACGGACTGCTGTGGAAGTGCGTGTCGGTGGCCTACATGATGATCAACGTGCTGCCGTTCCGGCTGGGGGAGCCGGTACGGCCGTTGTTGTTGTCGTGGAAAACGGGGCTCGCGATCCCTGCGATCGTCGGCAACTGGATTTTCGAGAAGATGATGGACACCGCGGTGATGGTGCTGCTCGTGCACGCGACGCTGCTGATGACCGACCTTCCCCCGTGGGCCCGCAAGGCTTCGACCGGAAGCCTCGTGATGTTCCTGTCCTTGCTCTTCCTCGTGGTCGGTTTCTGGCTGCGCGGCGAGAAATTCTTCGACCGTACGGTGGCCCGGGCGCTTCCGGAGCACTCGTGCGCGAAAGTGCGTCACGTGTTGCAGCACGCGCGTGAGGGCCTGCAGATCCTGCCCGACAAGCGGCTGGTCGCCGCCGTCTTCGGCGTGACGCTGCTGCTCTGGCTGCTGCCGATCTTCTCGAGCTGGCTGCTGATCCAGGGCTTCGGCTTCCAGGTTCCGCCGTCGGCAGCGTTCTGCGTGTTCCTCTGCGTCGGCGTCGGCACGGCGCTGCCGAATCCGCCGGGGATGGTGGGGATCTTCCAGATCGCCTCGGTCGTCGCGCTCGGCCTGTACGGCGTGCCGCGCTCGGATGCCGTGGCCTACGGGATCGTGCTCAACGCCTTGCAACTCTTCTCACTGGTCCTGCAGGGCGTGATCGCAATGCCGCTGCTCGGAGTCGGCATCTCGCGGCTTACTCACGCGGCGGTCGAGAGCCACCACCAGGCAAAGCCGTGTCCGGCCGCGCCCCAGCATTGA
- a CDS encoding 2,3-diphosphoglycerate-dependent phosphoglycerate mutase produces the protein MPTLALVRHGQSQWNLENRFTGWIDVPLTEQGRSEAMRAGELLKHAGLHFDVAFTSDLVRAQETLRIILDGLGQNAVPTTRDKALNERHYGALQGLNKQETADKYGAEQVHQWRRSYDIAPPEGESLKDTAARTLPYFDATILPELKAGRDVIVAAHGNSLRSIVMQLDKLTREQVLELNLDTGVPLVYEFDRDGNVASKKILRP, from the coding sequence GTGCCCACTCTCGCCCTCGTCCGCCATGGCCAGTCCCAGTGGAACCTCGAGAACCGCTTCACCGGCTGGATCGACGTCCCGCTGACCGAACAGGGCCGCAGCGAGGCCATGCGCGCGGGTGAGCTGCTGAAGCACGCGGGGCTGCACTTCGACGTCGCATTCACGTCCGATCTCGTGCGAGCGCAGGAGACTCTGCGCATCATTCTCGACGGCCTCGGGCAGAACGCAGTGCCGACGACGCGCGACAAGGCGCTCAACGAACGGCACTACGGCGCGCTGCAGGGCCTGAACAAGCAGGAGACGGCCGACAAGTACGGCGCCGAGCAGGTCCACCAGTGGCGCCGCAGCTACGACATCGCGCCGCCAGAAGGCGAGAGCCTCAAGGACACCGCCGCGCGCACGCTGCCGTACTTCGACGCGACGATCCTGCCCGAGCTCAAGGCCGGTCGCGACGTCATCGTCGCTGCCCACGGCAACAGCCTGCGTTCGATCGTCATGCAGCTCGACAAGCTCACGCGCGAGCAGGTGCTCGAGCTGAACCTCGATACCGGTGTCCCTCTCGTCTACGAGTTCGATCGCGACGGAAACGTCGCTTCGAAGAAAATCCTGAGGCCATGA
- a CDS encoding SRPBCC family protein, whose translation MESRSHTEVIRAPIELCFDTLVDFAEYPSWFRVIRAAKIEEADAAAGKWRVRFELDAVLKTITYTLAYEGRRPGELVWKMTGGDLKAIEGRYELIELEPGLTEATCTQAIDVGMWVPGIVRRAFESSAVADSVRELKAAAEARAEA comes from the coding sequence GTGGAATCCAGGTCACACACCGAGGTGATCCGCGCGCCGATCGAGCTGTGCTTCGACACGCTCGTCGACTTTGCCGAGTACCCGTCCTGGTTCCGCGTGATCCGCGCCGCGAAGATCGAAGAAGCCGATGCGGCAGCCGGAAAGTGGCGGGTGCGTTTCGAGCTGGATGCGGTCCTGAAAACCATCACCTACACGCTGGCCTACGAGGGCCGCCGCCCCGGCGAGCTCGTGTGGAAAATGACCGGCGGCGACTTGAAGGCCATCGAGGGGCGCTACGAGCTGATCGAGCTCGAGCCCGGCCTTACCGAGGCCACCTGCACCCAGGCCATCGACGTCGGGATGTGGGTGCCCGGCATCGTGCGGCGGGCCTTCGAAAGCTCGGCGGTCGCCGATTCGGTGCGCGAGCTGAAGGCTGCCGCCGAGGCGCGCGCCGAGGCCTGA
- a CDS encoding NAD-dependent epimerase/dehydratase family protein — MALCERVAGGEAKDSVLVIGRGPLADDVARALASPERRIAIVGIGAPRAASTAMRIDPSSAIASRELAAIVAETKPDTLVVLALSESARTPEQPWLSDPSIASMVTSALDRCLQHGSAVPALLLLSSTAVYGVAQGSPLVFDERHALPRQNVFESALARWAQGLRAAEKALVLWAVTNGQRVGVLRCASVFGGPMDSPLGAYVAARTAIRVLGFDPPCQVVHYDDLVRAIVLAVDARCAEVLNIVGNEVVPLSRLLALAGVLAIPVPGPLAGWMVTGTFDEAHLRWRNLADGSRATVLLGFRAERTIEECFGGQISR, encoded by the coding sequence GTGGCGCTATGCGAGCGCGTGGCCGGCGGCGAAGCGAAAGACTCGGTGCTCGTCATCGGGCGCGGCCCTCTTGCCGATGACGTCGCCCGCGCGCTGGCGTCGCCCGAGCGCCGCATTGCGATCGTAGGCATCGGCGCGCCGCGCGCAGCGAGCACCGCGATGCGCATCGATCCGTCGTCGGCGATTGCCTCGCGCGAGCTTGCCGCGATCGTCGCCGAGACGAAACCCGATACGCTGGTCGTGCTCGCCCTTTCGGAATCGGCGCGCACGCCGGAGCAGCCATGGCTGTCGGACCCGTCGATCGCCTCGATGGTGACCTCGGCGCTGGACCGCTGTCTCCAGCACGGCAGCGCCGTTCCTGCGCTTCTCCTGCTGTCGTCGACCGCGGTCTACGGCGTTGCACAGGGATCGCCGCTGGTCTTCGATGAGCGACACGCGCTGCCGCGCCAGAACGTGTTCGAATCGGCGCTCGCACGCTGGGCCCAGGGGCTTCGTGCAGCCGAAAAAGCGCTGGTCCTTTGGGCAGTGACCAACGGGCAGCGAGTCGGGGTGCTGCGCTGCGCGAGCGTTTTTGGCGGACCGATGGACAGCCCTCTCGGAGCGTACGTGGCTGCACGCACCGCCATCCGCGTGCTCGGCTTCGACCCGCCGTGCCAGGTGGTGCACTACGACGATCTCGTGCGTGCGATCGTGCTCGCGGTCGACGCTCGCTGCGCCGAAGTGCTCAACATCGTCGGGAACGAGGTCGTTCCGCTGTCGCGGCTGCTCGCGCTCGCCGGAGTGCTCGCGATTCCGGTACCGGGGCCGCTGGCGGGATGGATGGTGACCGGCACGTTCGACGAGGCGCACCTTCGCTGGAGGAATCTCGCCGACGGAAGTCGTGCGACGGTATTGCTCGGATTTCGCGCCGAGCGAACGATCGAGGAGTGTTTCGGTGGCCAGATCTCCCGGTAG
- the mtnA gene encoding S-methyl-5-thioribose-1-phosphate isomerase → MARSPGSASVEPIRWKAGRLSLLDQRKLPDREVWLRLEGAADTAAAIRDMVVRGAPAIGVTAAFGLALAARRFREGRIVEDFERAAATLQAARPTAVNLAWAIDRQRTALLAAGHDGRSASRAEAARVLRATAETMYAEDVAANRALGKAGAPLLRGDVLTHCNAGALATAGYGTALGVIRAAWESGRRFRVYATETRPFLQGARLTSWELVKLGIPVTLVTDGMVGALMSAGKIGSVVVGTDRTAANGDVANKVGTYQIAVLAHRHRVPFFVAAPTSSIDLDCASGKLIPIEQRGEREVTHIGDRRIAARGVSVFHPAFDVTPAELVSAFFTESGVVRGNYEKGLAKAVRSARKARGAKQDSRAKGRRSVVR, encoded by the coding sequence GTGGCCAGATCTCCCGGTAGTGCGTCGGTCGAGCCCATTCGCTGGAAAGCGGGAAGGCTTTCTCTTCTCGACCAGCGAAAGCTTCCCGATCGCGAAGTGTGGCTGAGGCTCGAAGGAGCGGCCGACACGGCAGCGGCGATTCGCGACATGGTCGTGCGCGGTGCGCCTGCAATCGGCGTGACGGCTGCTTTCGGACTCGCCCTTGCGGCGCGGCGTTTTCGCGAGGGCCGCATCGTCGAGGATTTCGAACGCGCTGCTGCGACGTTGCAGGCCGCGAGACCGACGGCGGTAAACCTTGCGTGGGCCATCGATCGCCAGCGCACTGCCCTGCTGGCGGCGGGCCACGACGGTCGCAGCGCGTCGCGCGCCGAAGCGGCCAGGGTGCTTCGCGCGACCGCCGAGACGATGTACGCCGAAGACGTCGCGGCCAATCGCGCGCTCGGAAAGGCCGGCGCTCCGCTGCTTCGCGGCGACGTGCTCACGCACTGCAACGCCGGCGCGCTGGCGACGGCCGGCTATGGCACCGCGCTGGGCGTGATCCGCGCGGCGTGGGAAAGCGGGCGCCGATTTCGCGTCTATGCCACCGAAACGCGGCCTTTCCTGCAGGGTGCCCGCCTGACGTCGTGGGAGCTGGTCAAGCTGGGGATTCCCGTCACGCTGGTCACCGACGGAATGGTCGGTGCGCTGATGTCGGCCGGCAAGATCGGCTCGGTCGTCGTCGGCACCGATCGCACGGCGGCCAACGGCGACGTTGCCAACAAGGTCGGCACTTACCAGATCGCCGTGCTTGCGCATCGCCACCGCGTTCCGTTCTTTGTCGCCGCTCCGACGTCGTCGATCGATCTCGACTGCGCCAGCGGCAAGCTCATCCCGATCGAACAACGAGGGGAGCGCGAAGTGACCCACATCGGCGACCGGCGCATTGCCGCGCGCGGAGTGTCGGTGTTCCATCCCGCGTTCGACGTGACGCCGGCCGAGCTCGTCAGCGCGTTTTTCACGGAAAGCGGCGTGGTGCGCGGCAACTACGAAAAAGGCCTGGCCAAGGCCGTGCGGAGCGCACGCAAAGCGAGAGGCGCCAAGCAGGATTCGCGCGCGAAAGGCCGCCGCTCAGTTGTCCGCTGA
- a CDS encoding SPOR domain-containing protein has product MTIVRTAARAAAAGFLLLGAAAVARADESTGAQRYEVTITPPKRGGTGAATEVPDDSSTTATRAAVGKVSDDSARGTAAPDSAASSGAAADSSAHAGSSASPGTAVASPAASAGSASAASASASSAASAGPLHTLQVAAFRQKKSATSLRDELLSASFADVAVVEIQSGGESLYRVNVGRLAHGPALDEVRKKLVAAGHPAFEVALPSADN; this is encoded by the coding sequence GTGACGATCGTTCGCACCGCTGCACGGGCTGCAGCCGCCGGATTCCTGCTGCTCGGTGCAGCAGCCGTTGCGCGCGCGGACGAATCCACCGGTGCCCAGCGTTACGAAGTCACGATCACGCCGCCCAAACGCGGTGGGACGGGCGCAGCGACGGAAGTGCCGGATGACTCGAGCACGACGGCGACGAGGGCAGCCGTCGGGAAGGTAAGCGACGATTCCGCTCGTGGTACGGCGGCGCCGGATTCGGCGGCTAGTTCCGGCGCGGCAGCGGACTCTTCGGCGCACGCGGGCAGTTCCGCTTCGCCGGGCACTGCCGTGGCGTCGCCGGCCGCTTCTGCCGGGTCTGCTTCCGCTGCTTCCGCTTCCGCTTCGTCCGCTGCATCCGCGGGGCCGCTGCACACGCTGCAGGTCGCGGCGTTTCGCCAGAAGAAAAGCGCAACGTCGCTGCGTGACGAGCTCTTGTCGGCGAGCTTCGCCGACGTCGCCGTGGTCGAGATCCAGTCGGGTGGCGAGTCGCTCTATCGCGTCAACGTCGGACGCCTTGCGCACGGGCCGGCTCTCGACGAGGTAAGAAAAAAACTGGTCGCAGCCGGGCATCCGGCCTTCGAGGTCGCGCTGCCGTCAGCGGACAACTGA
- the nagZ gene encoding beta-N-acetylhexosaminidase: MAKAAAAKAGISAGDLLIIGLPGPTLDAEAASLMAEVRPLGVILFRRNITSVSQLRELTSALRRERPDLLIAIDHEGGRVHRMPSDFTHFPPSLVMARNGSPGLLREVAVAHARELRDAGFNLTFSPVLDVHTNPANPVIGDRAFGTTPEEVIHNALPYMQGLVEGGILSCGKHFPGHGDTAVDSHLELPVLPASTHGTDRLRSLEFRPFARAISQGVPMIMTAHVVCEALDRDRPATLSPLAIDGCLRRELGFDGYVVSDDLEMKAIASHYSVGRAAVLSILAGCDGCLVCATPSLIREAHEALRAAIENAEITPVMLATITRRRDRILDKVRRLGRVPVPEHSIGAPEHLALCERLRELPQAAAAKA, encoded by the coding sequence GTGGCCAAGGCGGCGGCGGCAAAAGCGGGAATTTCGGCGGGCGACCTGCTGATCATCGGCCTTCCTGGCCCGACTCTGGACGCGGAGGCTGCCTCGCTCATGGCCGAGGTCCGCCCCCTCGGCGTCATCCTGTTCCGGCGCAACATCACGAGCGTCTCCCAGCTCCGCGAGCTGACCTCCGCGCTTCGCCGCGAGCGGCCCGACCTCCTCATCGCGATCGATCATGAGGGCGGCCGCGTGCACCGGATGCCGTCCGACTTCACGCATTTTCCGCCGTCGCTCGTGATGGCGCGCAACGGCTCGCCCGGCCTGCTCAGGGAAGTCGCGGTTGCCCATGCCCGCGAGCTTCGCGATGCGGGCTTCAACCTGACGTTCTCGCCGGTGCTCGACGTGCACACCAATCCGGCCAATCCGGTGATCGGCGACCGCGCGTTCGGCACTACGCCCGAAGAAGTGATCCACAACGCGCTGCCGTACATGCAGGGCCTCGTCGAAGGCGGCATTCTTTCGTGCGGCAAGCATTTTCCCGGCCACGGCGACACCGCGGTCGATTCGCACCTCGAGCTGCCGGTGCTGCCGGCTTCGACGCACGGCACTGACCGTCTTCGCAGCCTCGAGTTCCGTCCTTTCGCGCGCGCGATCTCGCAGGGCGTGCCGATGATCATGACTGCGCACGTCGTCTGCGAAGCGCTCGATCGAGACAGGCCGGCCACGCTGAGCCCTCTCGCCATCGACGGTTGCCTGCGGCGCGAGCTCGGCTTCGACGGCTACGTGGTCTCCGACGATCTCGAGATGAAGGCGATCGCATCGCACTACAGTGTCGGCCGCGCCGCCGTGCTGTCGATCCTCGCAGGCTGCGACGGCTGCCTCGTGTGCGCGACTCCGTCGCTGATCCGCGAGGCTCACGAGGCGCTCCGCGCCGCAATCGAGAATGCGGAAATTACGCCGGTGATGCTGGCGACCATCACGCGCCGCCGCGACCGGATCCTCGACAAGGTCCGCCGGCTCGGACGCGTTCCGGTTCCGGAGCACTCGATCGGCGCGCCCGAGCACCTCGCACTGTGCGAACGGCTTCGCGAGCTGCCGCAGGCTGCGGCGGCCAAGGCCTGA